In one window of Kitasatospora sp. MMS16-BH015 DNA:
- a CDS encoding DUF3817 domain-containing protein, translating into MKNSSAVHRLRLVSGPEGLSFLLLLVCSVLKRTTSFDAVKPMGYIHGVLFILYVVFLALAWQQQRWDRKRGIVLFILAALPTGGFFAERMLAREERGEYPAKAEPATA; encoded by the coding sequence GTGAAGAACAGCAGCGCCGTCCACCGCCTGCGCCTGGTGTCCGGGCCCGAGGGCCTGTCCTTCCTCCTGCTGCTGGTCTGCTCGGTGCTCAAGCGCACCACTAGCTTCGACGCGGTCAAGCCAATGGGGTACATCCACGGGGTGTTGTTCATCCTCTACGTGGTCTTCCTCGCCCTGGCCTGGCAGCAGCAGCGCTGGGATCGCAAGCGCGGGATCGTGCTGTTCATCCTGGCAGCGCTGCCCACCGGCGGCTTCTTCGCCGAGCGGATGCTGGCCCGCGAGGAGCGCGGCGAGTACCCGGCGAAGGCCGAGCCCGCCACCGCCTGA
- a CDS encoding 1-acyl-sn-glycerol-3-phosphate acyltransferase — protein sequence MLSRIATALIPLLGRLTVSSELPGPVAPGSIVVANHSSLADPAVVLAALRRLGTEPVVLATAGLWRIPLLGRLLRSGGHIPVHRGTARAASALDQAAAALAAGRVVLIYGEGGLPRRRDSADAEPRPFRTGLARLAAAGGAPVVPLGQCGARRLTSGSPAKQLAGLATAPFRRPTLHVHLGAPLRLPLDIAEATASAHRAVVTAWLTATTGGAGNGAANPLL from the coding sequence ATGCTCAGCCGGATCGCCACCGCCCTGATCCCCCTCCTCGGCCGGCTCACCGTCAGCTCCGAGCTCCCGGGCCCGGTGGCCCCCGGCAGCATCGTGGTGGCCAACCACAGCTCCCTCGCCGACCCCGCCGTGGTGCTCGCCGCCCTCCGGCGCCTGGGCACCGAACCGGTGGTGCTGGCCACCGCGGGCCTCTGGCGGATCCCCCTGCTCGGCCGCCTGCTGCGCTCCGGCGGCCACATACCCGTGCACCGCGGCACCGCCCGGGCCGCCTCCGCCCTCGACCAGGCCGCCGCCGCCCTCGCGGCCGGCCGCGTCGTGCTGATCTACGGCGAGGGCGGCCTGCCCCGCCGCCGCGACTCCGCCGACGCCGAGCCCCGCCCCTTCCGCACCGGCCTCGCCCGCCTCGCCGCGGCCGGCGGCGCCCCCGTCGTCCCCCTCGGCCAGTGCGGCGCCCGCCGCCTGACCTCCGGCAGCCCCGCCAAGCAGCTCGCCGGCCTCGCCACCGCCCCCTTCCGCCGCCCCACCCTCCACGTGCACCTCGGCGCCCCCCTCCGTCTCCCGCTGGACATCGCCGAAGCCACCGCCTCGGCCCACCGGGCCGTGGTCACCGCCTGGCTGACGGCCACCACCGGGGGCGCGGGGAACGGCGCGGCCAACCCCCTACTCTGA
- a CDS encoding NIPSNAP family protein gives MSERAEWVVELRRYTLRPGQRDTLIELFEREFVAGQEAVGIRVGGRFREVDDPDRFVWLRAFPDMEARRRALEAFYYGPVWREHREVANGTMLDSDDVLLLRGPGYRPPVGAGVVTVTICHVEPGVTGFQPGVTGFPPGAAAHRTEHAANTFPALPVREDVEVVVWFEEGEGGPLPEGVGRVERLTLEPVV, from the coding sequence ATGAGCGAGCGTGCGGAGTGGGTGGTGGAGCTGCGGCGGTACACGCTGCGGCCGGGGCAGCGGGACACCTTGATCGAGCTGTTCGAGCGGGAGTTCGTGGCCGGGCAGGAGGCGGTGGGGATCCGGGTGGGCGGGCGGTTCCGGGAGGTGGACGATCCGGACCGGTTCGTCTGGCTGCGGGCCTTCCCCGACATGGAGGCGCGGCGGCGGGCGCTGGAGGCGTTCTACTACGGGCCGGTCTGGCGGGAGCACCGGGAGGTGGCGAACGGGACCATGCTGGACTCGGACGACGTGCTGCTGCTGCGCGGGCCGGGGTACCGGCCGCCGGTGGGGGCGGGGGTGGTCACGGTGACCATCTGTCACGTGGAGCCGGGGGTGACGGGCTTCCAGCCGGGGGTGACGGGCTTCCCGCCGGGGGCTGCGGCTCACCGGACCGAGCACGCGGCGAACACGTTTCCTGCGTTGCCGGTGCGGGAGGACGTGGAGGTGGTGGTCTGGTTCGAGGAGGGGGAGGGCGGGCCGCTGCCGGAGGGAGTGGGGCGGGTGGAGCGGCTCACGTTGGAGCCGGTGGTGTGA
- a CDS encoding AIM24 family protein, translating into MPIPPQPQQQPAGPAVYDQYSLPANDNVNPYAFSVDLNGAYYLQKGKMIAYYGEIRFSGIGRGSLDRVLQQNFNSPLHASDWVVAEGRGKLLLADRAFDLNSYDLEEGNLTVRSGNLLAFEPTLALKQSIIPGFLTLIGTGKFVAASNGPVVFVDPPVRVDPQALVGWADCPAPCHHYDHHYLHGVLGGLRHLTGIGGASGEEHQFEFIGAGQVLLQSSEQLLAERSVGRIDAEPGVPGGGAPQQHGGRGGQQLPNVNVPGIGNLGELGRRFGI; encoded by the coding sequence ATGCCGATCCCGCCGCAGCCCCAGCAGCAGCCGGCCGGTCCCGCCGTGTACGACCAGTACTCCCTGCCGGCGAACGACAACGTCAACCCGTACGCCTTCTCGGTGGACCTGAACGGGGCCTACTACCTGCAGAAGGGGAAGATGATCGCCTACTACGGCGAGATCCGCTTCTCCGGGATCGGCCGCGGCTCGCTCGACCGGGTGCTCCAGCAGAACTTCAACTCCCCGCTGCACGCCTCCGACTGGGTGGTGGCCGAGGGCCGGGGCAAGCTGCTGCTCGCCGACCGCGCCTTCGACCTCAACTCCTACGACCTGGAGGAGGGCAACCTGACGGTGCGCTCGGGCAACCTGCTGGCCTTCGAGCCGACCCTGGCGCTCAAGCAGTCGATCATCCCGGGCTTCCTGACCCTGATCGGCACCGGCAAGTTCGTCGCCGCCTCCAACGGCCCGGTGGTCTTCGTCGACCCGCCGGTCCGGGTGGACCCGCAGGCGCTGGTCGGCTGGGCCGACTGCCCCGCGCCCTGCCACCACTACGACCACCACTACCTGCACGGGGTGCTCGGCGGCCTGCGGCACCTGACCGGGATCGGCGGCGCCTCCGGCGAGGAGCACCAGTTCGAGTTCATCGGGGCCGGCCAGGTGCTGCTGCAGTCCTCCGAGCAGCTGCTGGCGGAGCGTTCGGTGGGCCGGATAGACGCCGAGCCGGGCGTGCCGGGCGGCGGCGCCCCGCAGCAGCACGGCGGCCGGGGCGGGCAGCAGCTGCCGAATGTGAATGTGCCGGGAATCGGTAATCTGGGCGAGTTGGGCCGCCGATTCGGAATCTGA
- a CDS encoding AIM24 family protein, whose amino-acid sequence MAQFRTQGSRVLAVDLAGDAVKARNGSMVAYTGQMNFKKLTGGGDGLRGMVTRRLTGEQMTVMEVKGQGTCFFAEKATEVNLVRLNGETLYVESDNLLCTEATLHTGTSFTGLNGMASGNGLFTTKVEGHGWAALISNGPAIVLRVSQGTPLRVDPGAYVAHTGNLNRALKSGAGWTTLIGEGGGEAMQVEFTGEGLVYVQPSEKITFGGEV is encoded by the coding sequence GTGGCACAGTTTCGAACCCAGGGATCCCGAGTCCTCGCCGTGGACCTGGCGGGTGACGCCGTCAAGGCCCGCAACGGCAGCATGGTGGCCTACACCGGCCAGATGAACTTCAAGAAGCTCACCGGCGGCGGTGACGGCCTGCGCGGCATGGTGACCAGGCGCCTGACCGGCGAGCAGATGACGGTCATGGAGGTGAAGGGGCAGGGCACCTGCTTCTTCGCCGAGAAGGCGACCGAGGTCAACCTGGTGCGGTTGAACGGCGAGACGCTCTACGTCGAGTCCGACAACCTGCTCTGCACCGAGGCCACCCTGCACACCGGCACCTCCTTCACCGGCCTCAACGGCATGGCCTCCGGCAACGGCCTCTTCACCACCAAGGTGGAGGGGCACGGCTGGGCCGCGCTGATCTCCAACGGCCCGGCCATCGTGCTGCGGGTCTCCCAGGGCACCCCGCTCCGGGTCGACCCGGGCGCGTACGTCGCGCACACCGGCAACCTCAACCGGGCGCTCAAGTCCGGCGCCGGCTGGACCACCCTGATCGGCGAGGGCGGCGGCGAGGCGATGCAGGTGGAGTTCACCGGCGAGGGGCTGGTCTACGTGCAGCCCTCCGAGAAGATCACCTTCGGGGGTGAGGTCTGA
- a CDS encoding AIM24 family protein, with product MAFERINGKMVRAHLVPGQRVFSQRGAMLAYTGEVSFTPNLMGGQGGVMSMIGRRVANEDTPLMTVEGQGSVMFGHGGHHVHLVELNGEVLYVEADRLLAFEGSLQQSTMFMGSQGGVMGIVRGQVTGQGLFTTQLTGKGSVAVMAHGGVIELPITPQQPVHVDPQAYVAHRGDVRNKLSSALGWRDMIGRGSGEAFQLELSGHGVVYVQASEEKL from the coding sequence ATGGCCTTCGAGCGGATCAACGGCAAGATGGTCCGGGCCCACCTGGTGCCCGGCCAGCGGGTGTTCAGCCAGCGCGGTGCGATGCTCGCCTACACCGGCGAGGTGAGCTTCACCCCCAACCTGATGGGCGGCCAGGGCGGGGTGATGTCGATGATCGGGCGCCGGGTGGCGAACGAGGACACCCCGCTGATGACCGTCGAGGGCCAGGGCAGCGTGATGTTCGGCCACGGCGGCCACCACGTGCACCTGGTCGAGCTGAACGGCGAAGTGCTCTACGTGGAGGCCGACCGCCTGCTCGCCTTCGAGGGCTCGCTCCAGCAGTCCACCATGTTCATGGGCTCCCAGGGCGGGGTGATGGGCATCGTCCGCGGCCAGGTCACCGGCCAGGGCCTGTTCACCACCCAGCTGACCGGCAAGGGCTCGGTCGCGGTGATGGCCCACGGCGGGGTGATAGAGCTGCCGATCACCCCCCAGCAGCCCGTGCACGTCGACCCGCAGGCCTACGTGGCGCACCGGGGAGACGTCCGCAACAAGCTGTCCAGCGCCCTCGGCTGGCGCGACATGATCGGCCGCGGCTCCGGCGAGGCCTTCCAGCTGGAGCTCTCCGGCCACGGAGTGGTGTACGTGCAGGCGAGCGAGGAGAAGCTCTGA
- a CDS encoding DUF2127 domain-containing protein — MAIDWNRRTCSRRGHTTYAPTEPELHSRLRADTALGEAWRCLRCGDFALGAPHGSGPAAQAPLVPRGKALRDIFILRFLAIERLLRGVLIVLVAWAVWKFSNSQDAVRQFFDSNLTVFRPVTDHFHYDLEHSPIVDTIRKTFDYKHSTLVIVAVALLVYALIEIVEAYGLWLGRRWAEYLTVVATAAFLPLEGYELSEHVSALKVCTLLLNIAAVVWILLSKRLFGLRGGVVAFEAERHSASLLEVEQAAQVSTVVA; from the coding sequence ATGGCCATCGACTGGAACCGCCGCACCTGCTCGCGGCGCGGCCACACCACCTACGCACCCACCGAGCCGGAGCTGCACAGCCGGCTGCGGGCCGACACCGCGCTCGGCGAGGCCTGGCGCTGCCTGCGCTGCGGCGACTTCGCACTGGGCGCCCCGCACGGCTCCGGGCCGGCCGCCCAGGCTCCGCTGGTGCCCCGGGGGAAGGCGCTGCGCGACATCTTCATCCTGCGCTTCCTGGCCATCGAGCGGCTGCTGCGCGGGGTGCTGATCGTGCTGGTGGCCTGGGCGGTCTGGAAGTTCTCCAACAGCCAGGACGCGGTGCGCCAGTTCTTCGACAGCAACCTCACCGTCTTCCGGCCGGTCACCGACCACTTCCACTACGACCTCGAGCACTCGCCGATCGTCGACACCATCCGCAAGACCTTCGACTACAAGCACAGCACCCTGGTGATCGTCGCGGTCGCGCTGCTCGTCTACGCGCTGATCGAGATCGTCGAGGCGTACGGGCTCTGGCTGGGCCGCCGCTGGGCCGAGTACCTGACCGTGGTGGCCACCGCCGCCTTCCTGCCGCTGGAGGGCTACGAGCTCTCCGAGCACGTGAGCGCGCTCAAGGTCTGCACCCTGCTGCTCAACATCGCGGCGGTGGTCTGGATCCTGCTCTCCAAGCGGCTGTTCGGCCTGCGCGGCGGCGTGGTCGCCTTCGAGGCCGAGCGTCACTCCGCCTCACTCCTCGAAGTCGAGCAGGCGGCACAGGTGTCAACCGTGGTGGCCTGA
- a CDS encoding MarR family winged helix-turn-helix transcriptional regulator, producing the protein MDTMDTHPADAAPVSSAAPAEAAEETPWLTAKEQQFWRAHLEVSKLLDYQLSRELQSHNLALNDYEILVVLSEAPDRRMRMTDLATATLQSKSRLSHQITRMESAGLVLRQECPGDRRGLYAHLTEQGWATMQKVAPDHVRSVRAHFIDRFTPEQIDAVHEALAPIAEHLRTLRGRS; encoded by the coding sequence ATGGACACGATGGACACGCACCCCGCAGACGCAGCACCGGTCTCCTCCGCAGCCCCCGCCGAGGCGGCGGAGGAGACCCCCTGGCTCACCGCCAAGGAGCAGCAGTTCTGGCGTGCCCACCTGGAGGTCAGCAAGCTGCTCGACTACCAGCTCAGCCGTGAGCTCCAGTCGCACAACCTCGCCCTCAACGACTACGAGATCCTGGTGGTGCTCTCCGAGGCCCCGGACCGCCGGATGCGGATGACCGACCTGGCCACCGCCACCCTCCAGTCCAAGAGCCGGCTCTCCCACCAGATCACCCGGATGGAATCGGCCGGCCTGGTGCTGCGCCAGGAGTGTCCCGGCGACCGCCGCGGCCTCTACGCCCACCTCACCGAACAGGGCTGGGCCACCATGCAGAAGGTCGCCCCCGACCACGTCCGCAGCGTCCGGGCCCACTTCATCGACCGCTTCACCCCCGAGCAGATCGACGCCGTGCACGAGGCCCTGGCCCCGATCGCCGAGCACCTGCGCACCCTGCGCGGCCGTTCCTGA
- a CDS encoding M4 family metallopeptidase translates to MKRKLTVGAVLSASAVLAAAIQVTAGTAQANPSPISNSAAGRQHSALIAQASAEAGSTAKAIGLGGQEQLIPKDAIVDADGTRHLRYERTLGGLPVLGGDLVVHQAANGAIKSVDKATDQKLALSSLTPKLSAAQAAAKATGTVKAQLGQATNDADEAALTSVDQTGAAGLVVWATDGAPRLAYRTTVQGQRADGTPSRQVLVTDATSGAVLSTHEEIQTANATGSGKGVFVGSVPLTTNYTGSTYQLKDATRGGQYTTDLKGRTSGTGTLYTDADNAWGTGLASNTQSAAVDAQYGAAATWDFYKSTFGRNGIRNDGVGAYSRVHYGKNYVNAFWDDSCFCMTYGDGASNTHPLTALDVSGHEMSHGVTAATANLNYSGESGGLNEATSDIFGTAVEWYANLAADKPDYLIGELININGDGTPLRYMDKPSKDGGSADSWSSGVGNLDVHYSSGVANHFFYLLAEGSGAKVINGVSYNSPTSNGSTVAGIGRAKALQVWYRALTTYFTSTTNYKAARTATLKAAGDLYGTTSTEYAQVAAAWSAVNVN, encoded by the coding sequence ATGAAGCGCAAGCTGACAGTCGGAGCCGTTCTCTCTGCCTCTGCCGTGCTCGCGGCGGCGATCCAGGTCACCGCCGGGACGGCCCAGGCCAACCCGAGCCCGATCTCGAACAGCGCCGCCGGCCGCCAGCACTCCGCCCTGATCGCCCAGGCGAGCGCCGAGGCCGGCTCCACCGCCAAGGCGATCGGCCTGGGCGGCCAGGAGCAGCTGATCCCCAAGGACGCGATCGTGGACGCGGACGGCACCCGCCACCTGCGCTACGAGCGGACCCTCGGCGGCCTCCCGGTGCTGGGCGGCGACCTGGTGGTGCACCAGGCCGCCAACGGTGCGATCAAGTCGGTCGACAAGGCCACCGACCAGAAGCTCGCGCTGTCGAGCCTCACCCCGAAGCTGTCGGCCGCCCAGGCCGCCGCGAAGGCCACCGGCACGGTCAAGGCCCAGCTCGGCCAGGCCACCAACGACGCCGACGAGGCCGCGCTGACCTCCGTCGACCAGACCGGCGCGGCCGGCCTCGTCGTCTGGGCCACCGACGGCGCCCCGCGCCTGGCCTACCGCACCACGGTGCAGGGCCAGCGGGCCGACGGCACCCCGAGCCGCCAGGTGCTGGTCACCGACGCGACCTCCGGCGCCGTGCTCTCCACCCACGAGGAGATCCAGACCGCCAACGCCACCGGCTCCGGCAAGGGCGTCTTCGTCGGCTCGGTGCCGCTGACCACCAACTACACCGGCTCGACCTACCAGCTCAAGGACGCCACCCGCGGCGGCCAGTACACCACCGACCTCAAGGGCCGCACCTCCGGCACCGGCACCCTCTACACCGACGCCGACAACGCCTGGGGCACCGGCCTGGCCTCCAACACCCAGTCCGCCGCCGTGGACGCCCAGTACGGCGCAGCGGCCACCTGGGACTTCTACAAGTCCACCTTCGGCCGCAACGGCATCCGCAACGACGGGGTCGGCGCCTACAGCCGCGTCCACTACGGCAAGAACTACGTCAACGCCTTCTGGGACGACTCCTGCTTCTGCATGACCTACGGCGACGGTGCCTCCAACACCCACCCGCTGACCGCCCTGGACGTCTCGGGCCACGAGATGAGCCACGGCGTGACCGCCGCCACCGCCAACCTGAACTACTCGGGTGAGTCCGGCGGCCTCAACGAGGCCACCTCGGACATCTTCGGCACCGCCGTCGAGTGGTACGCCAACCTGGCCGCCGACAAGCCGGACTACCTGATCGGCGAGCTGATCAACATCAACGGCGACGGCACGCCGCTGCGCTACATGGACAAGCCCTCCAAGGACGGCGGCTCGGCGGACTCCTGGTCCTCCGGCGTCGGCAACCTGGACGTGCACTACTCCTCCGGCGTGGCCAACCACTTCTTCTACCTGCTGGCCGAGGGCAGCGGCGCCAAGGTGATCAACGGCGTCAGCTACAACTCGCCGACCTCCAACGGCTCCACCGTGGCCGGCATCGGCCGGGCCAAGGCCCTCCAGGTCTGGTACCGCGCGCTGACCACGTACTTCACCTCCACCACCAACTACAAGGCCGCCCGCACCGCGACCCTCAAGGCCGCCGGCGACCTCTACGGCACCACCAGCACCGAGTACGCCCAGGTCGCCGCGGCCTGGAGCGCGGTGAACGTCAACTAG
- a CDS encoding serine hydrolase, producing the protein MRTRPRTRRWPAALLAATVALSTPAATAFAAPRTPVTQRQLTADLTAVMQRLRIPGAVVSVTTPEWGTWTTSLGTSDLATGRPMDPADHVRIGSITKTLTGTVILELVKDGLLGLDDPVSTYRPDVPDGEHITIRQLLQMTSGLYNYSEDPEFNRQLDDHPERDWTPQQLLDIAFAHDCYFPPGTGFHYSNTNTILLGLIAEQLTHRSLGELIRKGVFEPVGMTESSFDPNTALPGPYAHGYEFISNVASLTTPTLTGKDAAWADWSAGNPYEVTHNNVSWAAAAGGVVSTVADLNRWAPVLAKGDLLTPELQRQRLDFIHTSDQPNAPGYGLAIFDVDGFIGHDGQLPGYTSFMAYDPDRAATIVVLANLNQSPDGTAPANELTKLIVSELFPH; encoded by the coding sequence ATGCGCACCCGCCCCCGTACCCGCCGCTGGCCCGCCGCCCTCCTGGCCGCCACCGTCGCCCTCAGCACTCCCGCCGCCACCGCGTTCGCCGCCCCCCGCACGCCGGTGACCCAGCGCCAGCTCACCGCCGACCTGACGGCCGTCATGCAGCGCCTCCGCATCCCCGGCGCCGTGGTCTCCGTCACCACCCCCGAGTGGGGCACCTGGACCACCTCGCTCGGCACCAGCGACCTCGCCACCGGCCGCCCGATGGACCCGGCCGACCACGTCCGGATCGGCAGCATCACCAAGACCCTGACCGGCACGGTGATCCTGGAGCTGGTCAAGGACGGGCTGCTCGGCCTGGACGACCCGGTGAGCACCTACCGTCCCGACGTACCGGACGGCGAGCACATCACCATCCGCCAGCTGCTCCAGATGACCAGCGGGCTCTACAACTACAGCGAGGACCCGGAGTTCAACCGGCAGCTGGACGACCACCCCGAGCGGGACTGGACCCCGCAGCAGCTGCTCGACATCGCCTTCGCGCACGACTGCTACTTCCCGCCCGGCACCGGCTTCCACTACTCGAACACCAACACCATCCTGCTCGGCCTGATCGCCGAGCAGCTGACCCACCGCTCGCTCGGCGAGCTGATCCGGAAGGGGGTCTTCGAGCCGGTCGGCATGACCGAGAGCTCCTTCGACCCCAACACGGCCCTGCCCGGGCCGTACGCCCACGGCTACGAGTTCATCTCCAACGTGGCGAGCCTGACCACCCCGACCCTCACCGGCAAGGACGCGGCCTGGGCCGACTGGTCGGCGGGCAACCCGTACGAGGTGACCCACAACAACGTGTCCTGGGCGGCGGCGGCCGGCGGCGTGGTCTCGACCGTGGCCGACCTCAACCGCTGGGCTCCGGTGCTGGCCAAGGGCGACCTGCTGACCCCCGAACTCCAGCGCCAGCGCCTGGACTTCATCCACACCTCGGACCAGCCGAACGCCCCCGGGTACGGCCTGGCCATCTTCGACGTGGACGGCTTCATCGGCCACGACGGCCAACTGCCCGGCTACACCAGCTTCATGGCCTACGACCCGGACCGCGCCGCGACCATCGTGGTGCTGGCCAACCTCAACCAGTCCCCCGACGGCACGGCGCCCGCCAACGAGCTCACCAAGCTGATCGTCTCCGAGCTCTTCCCGCACTGA